A single window of Triplophysa rosa linkage group LG2, Trosa_1v2, whole genome shotgun sequence DNA harbors:
- the slc37a2 gene encoding glucose-6-phosphate exchanger SLC37A2 isoform X1, whose protein sequence is MGSLAPGIKLITSFSRDSWYRFFILLLTFVFYTSYHLSRKPISIVKSQLHRNCSNVIHPSDLNITDNDTWCDWSPFDQKNYQNLFGVLDNCFLVAYAIGMFFSGIFGERLPLRYYLTSGMLLSGLFTTLFGLGFYWKIHSLWYYCLIQVLNGLVQTTGWPAVVACVGNWFGKGKRGFIMGVWNSHTSVGNILGSLIAGVYVSSAWGLSFIVPGIIIASTGVLCFLFLVEKPEDVNCTPPQHHESAEQEALLSNSSSNEEIFSCHSSTAVELVEEHTEAISFCSALKIPGVVEFSLCLLFAKLVSYTFLYWLPLYIANVAHFDPKHAGDLSTLFDVGGIVGGILAGLISDYSGGRATTCCAMLIIAAPMLFLFNKIGQSGLSTTICMLLWCGALVNGPYALITTAVSADLGTHECLRGNSRALSTVTAIIDGTGSIGAAVGPLLAGLISPTGWNNVFYMLITADVLACLLLSRLVYKEIRGWCGNTTRQRGFKEI, encoded by the exons ATGGGATCGCTGGCCCCAGGCATCAAACTCATTACATCTTTCTCTAGAGACAGCTG GTACAGATTCTTCATCCTTTTGCTCACGTTTGTCTTCTACACTAGCTACCACCTCTCTCGAAAGCCCATCAGTATCGTCAAG AGTCAACTGCATAGAAACTGCTCTAATGTCATTCATCCATCTGACCTTAACATCACCGACAATGACACCTGGTGTGATTGGTCCCCTTTTG ACCAGAAAAATTACCAGAACCTGTTTGGAGTGCTGGACAACTGCTTTCTTGTTGCATATGCGATCGGCATGTTCTTCAG CGGCATTTTTGGAGAGCGTCTGCCCCTCCGGTACTACCTGACATCAGGGATGCTTCTCAGTGGCCTTTTCACTACTCTGTTTGGTCTCGGTTTTTACTGGAAAATCCATTCTTTGTGGTATTACTGCCTTATTCAG gttttaaatgggCTTGTGCAGACTACGGGGTGGCCAGCTGTGGTTGCATGTGTTGGGAACTGGTTTGGGAAGGGAAA GCGTGGATTTATTATGGGAGTATGGAATTCTCACACCTCGGTTGGAAACATTCTGGGCTCCCTCATTGCTGGTGTCTACGTGTCGTCTGCGTGGGGCCTGTCCTTTATTGTGCCTGGTATCATCATCGCCTCCACTGGAGTCCTGTGCTTTTTGTTCCTGGTTGAAA AACCTGAAGATGTGAACTGTACTCCTCCACAACATCAT GAGAGTGCCGAGCAGGAAGCTCTCCTGAGCAACTCATCCAGTAATGAGGAGATCTTCAGCTGTCACTCCTCAACAGCCGTGGAGCTTGTGGAGGAGCACACGGAGGCCATCAGCTTCTGCAGTGCACTCAAGATTCCT GGTGTTGTGGAGTTTTCCTTATGTTTGCTGTTTGCAAAGTTGGTCAGCTACACTTTCCTTTATTGGCTCCCTTTATACATTGCTAATGTTG CACATTTCGATCCCAAACATGCTGGGGACTTGTCTACACTGTTCGATGTTGGTGGAATTGTGG GTGGCATCCTAGCTGGTCTTATATCTGACTACAGCGGGGGCAGAGCTACCACCTGCTGTGCCATGTTGATTATTGCAGCTCCTATG CTCTTCTTGTTCAATAAGATCGGGCAGAGCGGCTTGTCGACGACAATCT GCATGTTGCTGTGGTGTGGCGCGCTCGTGAACGGACCCTACGCTCTTATCACCACCGCTGTATCAGCTGACCTA GGCACTCACGAGTGTCTCAGAGGAAACTCGAGAGCTCTGTCCACTGTTACGGCCATTATTGACGGCACTGGATCAATAG GTGCCGCTGTTGGGCCTCTGTTGGCTGGGTTGATCTCTCCCACTGGTTGGAATAATGTTTTCTATATGCTCATTACTGCGGACGTACTGGCTTGTCTG CTATTATCAAGGCTGGTATATAAGGAGATCAGAGGATGGTGCGGAAACACTACAAGACAGAGAGG GTTCAAAGAGATCTGA
- the slc37a2 gene encoding glucose-6-phosphate exchanger SLC37A2 isoform X2 encodes MGSLAPGIKLITSFSRDSWYRFFILLLTFVFYTSYHLSRKPISIVKSQLHRNCSNVIHPSDLNITDNDTWCDWSPFDQKNYQNLFGVLDNCFLVAYAIGMFFSGIFGERLPLRYYLTSGMLLSGLFTTLFGLGFYWKIHSLWYYCLIQVLNGLVQTTGWPAVVACVGNWFGKGKRGFIMGVWNSHTSVGNILGSLIAGVYVSSAWGLSFIVPGIIIASTGVLCFLFLVEKPEDVNCTPPQHHESAEQEALLSNSSSNEEIFSCHSSTAVELVEEHTEAISFCSALKIPGVVEFSLCLLFAKLVSYTFLYWLPLYIANVAHFDPKHAGDLSTLFDVGGIVGGILAGLISDYSGGRATTCCAMLIIAAPMLFLFNKIGQSGLSTTICMLLWCGALVNGPYALITTAVSADLGTHECLRGNSRALSTVTAIIDGTGSIGAAVGPLLAGLISPTGWNNVFYMLITADVLACLLLSRLVYKEIRGWCGNTTRQRG; translated from the exons ATGGGATCGCTGGCCCCAGGCATCAAACTCATTACATCTTTCTCTAGAGACAGCTG GTACAGATTCTTCATCCTTTTGCTCACGTTTGTCTTCTACACTAGCTACCACCTCTCTCGAAAGCCCATCAGTATCGTCAAG AGTCAACTGCATAGAAACTGCTCTAATGTCATTCATCCATCTGACCTTAACATCACCGACAATGACACCTGGTGTGATTGGTCCCCTTTTG ACCAGAAAAATTACCAGAACCTGTTTGGAGTGCTGGACAACTGCTTTCTTGTTGCATATGCGATCGGCATGTTCTTCAG CGGCATTTTTGGAGAGCGTCTGCCCCTCCGGTACTACCTGACATCAGGGATGCTTCTCAGTGGCCTTTTCACTACTCTGTTTGGTCTCGGTTTTTACTGGAAAATCCATTCTTTGTGGTATTACTGCCTTATTCAG gttttaaatgggCTTGTGCAGACTACGGGGTGGCCAGCTGTGGTTGCATGTGTTGGGAACTGGTTTGGGAAGGGAAA GCGTGGATTTATTATGGGAGTATGGAATTCTCACACCTCGGTTGGAAACATTCTGGGCTCCCTCATTGCTGGTGTCTACGTGTCGTCTGCGTGGGGCCTGTCCTTTATTGTGCCTGGTATCATCATCGCCTCCACTGGAGTCCTGTGCTTTTTGTTCCTGGTTGAAA AACCTGAAGATGTGAACTGTACTCCTCCACAACATCAT GAGAGTGCCGAGCAGGAAGCTCTCCTGAGCAACTCATCCAGTAATGAGGAGATCTTCAGCTGTCACTCCTCAACAGCCGTGGAGCTTGTGGAGGAGCACACGGAGGCCATCAGCTTCTGCAGTGCACTCAAGATTCCT GGTGTTGTGGAGTTTTCCTTATGTTTGCTGTTTGCAAAGTTGGTCAGCTACACTTTCCTTTATTGGCTCCCTTTATACATTGCTAATGTTG CACATTTCGATCCCAAACATGCTGGGGACTTGTCTACACTGTTCGATGTTGGTGGAATTGTGG GTGGCATCCTAGCTGGTCTTATATCTGACTACAGCGGGGGCAGAGCTACCACCTGCTGTGCCATGTTGATTATTGCAGCTCCTATG CTCTTCTTGTTCAATAAGATCGGGCAGAGCGGCTTGTCGACGACAATCT GCATGTTGCTGTGGTGTGGCGCGCTCGTGAACGGACCCTACGCTCTTATCACCACCGCTGTATCAGCTGACCTA GGCACTCACGAGTGTCTCAGAGGAAACTCGAGAGCTCTGTCCACTGTTACGGCCATTATTGACGGCACTGGATCAATAG GTGCCGCTGTTGGGCCTCTGTTGGCTGGGTTGATCTCTCCCACTGGTTGGAATAATGTTTTCTATATGCTCATTACTGCGGACGTACTGGCTTGTCTG CTATTATCAAGGCTGGTATATAAGGAGATCAGAGGATGGTGCGGAAACACTACAAGACAGAGAGGGTGA